From the genome of Leptodactylus fuscus isolate aLepFus1 chromosome 1, aLepFus1.hap2, whole genome shotgun sequence, one region includes:
- the SIRT6 gene encoding NAD-dependent protein deacylase sirtuin-6 isoform X3 translates to MQPGYRPMQIKGSAGCLRGPNGVWTLEEKGLNPKFDTTFETAHPSATHMAVLQLQRVGILKFLISQNVDGLHVRSGFPRQYLAELHGNMFVEECTKCGKQYVRDFVVGTMGLKPTGRLCDVPKVRGLRACRGKLVDTILDWEDSLPEKDLNLADEACRKADLAITLGTSLQIKPSGNLPLLTKRKGGKLVIVNLQPTKHDRHADLRIHGYVDEVMTQLMQCLDLKIPGWTGPPTKLELKDQINDFPIDYNGDSNSSHIKTEERDACIEEKPHLPKRAKVETTCA, encoded by the exons ATGCAGCCGGGTTATCGCCCTATGCAGATAAAGGGCTCTGCGGGCTGCCTGAG aggTCCTAATGGTGTGTGGACATTGGAGGAAAAGGGTTTAAATCCTAAATTTGACACAACATTTGAAACTGCACATCCATCTGCTACACACATGGCAGTATTACAGCTACAGAGAGTTGGTATCTTGAAGTTTTTGATCAGCCAAAATGTAGACGGATTACATGTAAGATCTGGATTCCCCAG gcaGTATCTAGCAGAGCTTCATGGAAACATGTTTGTTGAAGAATGTACAAAATGTGGAAA ACAATATGTTCGAGATTTTGTGGTTGGAACCATGGGTTTGAAACCTACTGGTAGACTTTGTGATGTTCCCAAAGTTAGAGGCCTTCGAGCTTGCAG GGGAAAACTGGTAGATACAATCCTTGATTGGGAGGATTCTTTGCCAGAAAAAGATCTGAATCTTGCAGATGAAGCCTGCAG AAAAGCAGACCTGGCCATCACTCTTGGAACATCTTTACAAATAAAACCAAGTGGGAATCTTCCTCTGTTGACTAAACGCAAGGGTGGGAAACTGGTGATCGTAAATCTACAGCCAACTAAACAT GATCGTCATGCTGACTTACGTATTCATGGATATGTGGATGAAGTGATGACGCAGTTAATGCAGTGTCTAGATCTCAAAATTCCTGGATGGACTGGTCCACCGACTAAATTAGAATTAAAAGATCAGATCAATGACTTCCCTATTGACTACAATGGAGATTCAAATTCTTCACATATTAAAACTGAAGAAAGGGATGCTTGCATAGAAGAGAAACCTCATCTGCCAAAAAGGGCAAAGGTGGAGACAACGTGTGCATGA
- the SIRT6 gene encoding NAD-dependent protein deacylase sirtuin-6 isoform X2, with the protein MSVNYAAGLSPYADKGLCGLPESFDSPEELHQKVEELADMVRKASNVVIHTGAGISTSCGIPDFRGPNGVWTLEEKGLNPKFDTTFETAHPSATHMAVLQLQRVGILKFLISQNVDGLHVRSGFPRYYLAELHGNMFVEECTKCGKQYVRDFVVGTMGLKPTGRLCDVPKVRGLRACRGKLVDTILDWEDSLPEKDLNLADEACRKADLAITLGTSLQIKPSGNLPLLTKRKGGKLVIVNLQPTKHDRHADLRIHGYVDEVMTQLMQCLDLKIPGWTGPPTKLELKDQINDFPIDYNGDSNSSHIKTEERDACIEEKPHLPKRAKVETTCA; encoded by the exons ATGTCTGTGAACTATGCAGCCGGGTTATCGCCCTATGCAGATAAAGGGCTCTGCGGGCTGCCTGAG AGTTTCGACTCTCCAGAAGAATTACATCAAAAGGTGGAGGAACTTGCTGACATGGTTCGGAAAGCTTCAAATGTTGTTATTCATACAGGAGCAGGAATAAGCACTTCATGCGGGATCCCTGATTTTAG aggTCCTAATGGTGTGTGGACATTGGAGGAAAAGGGTTTAAATCCTAAATTTGACACAACATTTGAAACTGCACATCCATCTGCTACACACATGGCAGTATTACAGCTACAGAGAGTTGGTATCTTGAAGTTTTTGATCAGCCAAAATGTAGACGGATTACATGTAAGATCTGGATTCCCCAGGTAT TATCTAGCAGAGCTTCATGGAAACATGTTTGTTGAAGAATGTACAAAATGTGGAAA ACAATATGTTCGAGATTTTGTGGTTGGAACCATGGGTTTGAAACCTACTGGTAGACTTTGTGATGTTCCCAAAGTTAGAGGCCTTCGAGCTTGCAG GGGAAAACTGGTAGATACAATCCTTGATTGGGAGGATTCTTTGCCAGAAAAAGATCTGAATCTTGCAGATGAAGCCTGCAG AAAAGCAGACCTGGCCATCACTCTTGGAACATCTTTACAAATAAAACCAAGTGGGAATCTTCCTCTGTTGACTAAACGCAAGGGTGGGAAACTGGTGATCGTAAATCTACAGCCAACTAAACAT GATCGTCATGCTGACTTACGTATTCATGGATATGTGGATGAAGTGATGACGCAGTTAATGCAGTGTCTAGATCTCAAAATTCCTGGATGGACTGGTCCACCGACTAAATTAGAATTAAAAGATCAGATCAATGACTTCCCTATTGACTACAATGGAGATTCAAATTCTTCACATATTAAAACTGAAGAAAGGGATGCTTGCATAGAAGAGAAACCTCATCTGCCAAAAAGGGCAAAGGTGGAGACAACGTGTGCATGA
- the SIRT6 gene encoding NAD-dependent protein deacylase sirtuin-6 isoform X1, with translation MSVNYAAGLSPYADKGLCGLPESFDSPEELHQKVEELADMVRKASNVVIHTGAGISTSCGIPDFRGPNGVWTLEEKGLNPKFDTTFETAHPSATHMAVLQLQRVGILKFLISQNVDGLHVRSGFPRQYLAELHGNMFVEECTKCGKQYVRDFVVGTMGLKPTGRLCDVPKVRGLRACRGKLVDTILDWEDSLPEKDLNLADEACRKADLAITLGTSLQIKPSGNLPLLTKRKGGKLVIVNLQPTKHDRHADLRIHGYVDEVMTQLMQCLDLKIPGWTGPPTKLELKDQINDFPIDYNGDSNSSHIKTEERDACIEEKPHLPKRAKVETTCA, from the exons ATGTCTGTGAACTATGCAGCCGGGTTATCGCCCTATGCAGATAAAGGGCTCTGCGGGCTGCCTGAG AGTTTCGACTCTCCAGAAGAATTACATCAAAAGGTGGAGGAACTTGCTGACATGGTTCGGAAAGCTTCAAATGTTGTTATTCATACAGGAGCAGGAATAAGCACTTCATGCGGGATCCCTGATTTTAG aggTCCTAATGGTGTGTGGACATTGGAGGAAAAGGGTTTAAATCCTAAATTTGACACAACATTTGAAACTGCACATCCATCTGCTACACACATGGCAGTATTACAGCTACAGAGAGTTGGTATCTTGAAGTTTTTGATCAGCCAAAATGTAGACGGATTACATGTAAGATCTGGATTCCCCAG gcaGTATCTAGCAGAGCTTCATGGAAACATGTTTGTTGAAGAATGTACAAAATGTGGAAA ACAATATGTTCGAGATTTTGTGGTTGGAACCATGGGTTTGAAACCTACTGGTAGACTTTGTGATGTTCCCAAAGTTAGAGGCCTTCGAGCTTGCAG GGGAAAACTGGTAGATACAATCCTTGATTGGGAGGATTCTTTGCCAGAAAAAGATCTGAATCTTGCAGATGAAGCCTGCAG AAAAGCAGACCTGGCCATCACTCTTGGAACATCTTTACAAATAAAACCAAGTGGGAATCTTCCTCTGTTGACTAAACGCAAGGGTGGGAAACTGGTGATCGTAAATCTACAGCCAACTAAACAT GATCGTCATGCTGACTTACGTATTCATGGATATGTGGATGAAGTGATGACGCAGTTAATGCAGTGTCTAGATCTCAAAATTCCTGGATGGACTGGTCCACCGACTAAATTAGAATTAAAAGATCAGATCAATGACTTCCCTATTGACTACAATGGAGATTCAAATTCTTCACATATTAAAACTGAAGAAAGGGATGCTTGCATAGAAGAGAAACCTCATCTGCCAAAAAGGGCAAAGGTGGAGACAACGTGTGCATGA